From the genome of Drosophila gunungcola strain Sukarami chromosome 3L unlocalized genomic scaffold, Dgunungcola_SK_2 000005F, whole genome shotgun sequence:
AACTTTCtcggaaaataaaaataaaacaatttacaagttttaaataaaagtcacTCAACAAAAAGTTAACGCTGGTAAGCCACAAAATCAattgttcaaaataataatacaaataatttaagcaaGGAACTTGTTAaacagtttaattaaattttttaatgatgcaccaaaatattataattatatatgaacataaaaataataatatttgaaatataatttttaaagtaatgcATATTATGGAGACCTATAATTTGAAAGTCGTGCCTGTGAAAGTTGAAAACGTGCCATCTCCACTTTTTTCTCAGTGGCAACGCCGCGTCAGTTGGTATATCAAAACCGCAAACCATCCTTTTTGTTGTATTGTGCGTTGTTTTCTGCGACGGcagctaaatatttaaataattagcaTCTTAGTGTGCTGCGACACCATCGCTTATTGTGTATTCGTAGAAGGCCCGTCGAAGGAGCGACCGATAGAGACGCCATTCAGCGTATTGAGTTCCAAGAAGAATCGCTTAGACGCAAAGGCCCGCGGAGGGAACTTCAGGAACAGAAAAAGACCCCCCATTCAGCGTTCTGCGAAAGAATCGCGCTCAATAGTACGATAAAATGATGAACGAGGCAGCTCTTGCGAACATGATACCCTATGACACTATCGGACTATACGAACAGCCCAAGCCGCGCTTCATCTTCAAGATGCCGCGCGTGGTGCCCGACCAGAAGTCCAAATTCGAGAGTGATGAGCTCTTCCGACGACTTAGCCGGGAAAGCGAGGTGCGATACACTGGCTACCGGGAGCGCAGCATCGAGGAGCGGCAGGTGCGCTTCATGAACGGCTGCCGCGAGGGACACACGGAGGCCAGCTTCGTGGCCTCGGGAACCAATCTGCAGCTGGTGTTCAACGCCAACCAGAACCCGTACCTACATGACAAAGAGTGCGACTTTGACAAGGAGCACGGCAAGGTGCACATCAAGTCCTACTTTATCATGAACGGGGTGTGCGTCCGGTTCCGCGGTTGGATGGATCTGGAGCGGCTGGATGGCGTGGGCTGTCTGGAGTACGACGAACGACGGGCAATGCATGAGGATGCTATCCTACGGGACCAGATCGATCGCTACAACCAGCGACTGCGAGAGTTCGAGGACACCAAGCGCGCCTACCGCGACAACCGGCAGGACGAGATGGAGGCGGTGCGACGGGGCGTGGCCTCCGGGGGCATTGGCGTCGGTGCCAGCATGTGGCGACGTTAGTTAGACCTGTGGACGGCGCCAGGGCCGTCGCATCCGCAGCTAcagcagctccagcagcagcagccgcatcACCAGCAGCTAGAGACTCAATTCGCGAATACTCAATACTTCATGGACAACTGAGAATGCTCCGAGCCCATTTAAAAAGGGACTACCCTTGCGAGATTTCAATACGATTACGTTAGACACGCTCGAATTATGCTCCTAGATTAGTGTTAGATCTAATGCTTACTTTACGTATGCTTTTATGGTATTATACTTACAACTTAGTGTGGAATTAGTGTCGTATCTTTAACTAAAATACATAATTACTAATCGATATCGCATTGTTAATTTTGGGCTTTCCGCTGTGACGCAGCCTAAATGAGACACTTCAGTAGAATTAACCAACCGGGGATATCTATCGAATTAGATTGCTATATTTCAAGAGCTTTTATACTAAAGCACGGTAGACATTGGTTAGGAGGAAACCCATCATTtctaatgaatttttaatagtgACCAATaagaaactttttatttatttctgagCTTGACTTCCAAACTACATTTTCGGACTGCATAACTGAATTCAATCCTGTCttgatgatattttaaagTCAAACAAACCTAAAGGTTTTGAATATGTATTACTCCGGaccttaaaaagaaaacaccaCTCTCGATTGGAATTGATACCATTATATTATACAGATACTGAACTTTATATTCATACATAATAAGCAAACTAAACTAAGGGTCGTCGCGTGGCGTGGAGGAGACGTATATTAAAAAGCGCAAAGCATTTCTGACCTAGCGGAATTGCAGACTGGATATGCGCAGCCCAATGCTGTCCTTGCCGATCTGGCTTACCTCGCAAACGGTGCAGAGACTGCCCTTGAATTGCGGGTCGTAGGAGGAAGAGCAGAAGGGACAGGTCACCTCAGGTTTACCCCTGTACAGTGGCTTCCAGCTGATGCCGCAGATGGTGAACGGGTTGAACTCCTCGTACTGCAGCTGGTGCTCGTCCACGGGGTTAACTTCGCAGGCCTGCAGGATCTTGCGCACTTGCTGGGCCACATCCGGACGCGGGGCCAACTCCAGAAGACGGCGTGCAAAGGAGGCGGCCGTCTTGTAGTTCTTCAGCTTAAAGAACATGTTGAGGGCGGTGCGCAGGGTGAGAATTTGATGCACTGGCTGCAGCTTGCAGTGCGTGAAGTAGGCGGCCATTTCGCACAGACGCTTCTGCTCCTCCAGCGTCGACTTGGGCATGCCCTTGCGCACCGTCTCCATCTTCAGGCCCACAATATATTCCGCGCAGATTCTCAGCAGTTGCTGTGCCTCCGCCGCATCCAGTTTCGTGTCCACCGCCA
Proteins encoded in this window:
- the LOC128258993 gene encoding protein big brother, which translates into the protein MMNEAALANMIPYDTIGLYEQPKPRFIFKMPRVVPDQKSKFESDELFRRLSRESEVRYTGYRERSIEERQVRFMNGCREGHTEASFVASGTNLQLVFNANQNPYLHDKECDFDKEHGKVHIKSYFIMNGVCVRFRGWMDLERLDGVGCLEYDERRAMHEDAILRDQIDRYNQRLREFEDTKRAYRDNRQDEMEAVRRGVASGGIGVGASMWRR